The following proteins are co-located in the Panthera uncia isolate 11264 chromosome F1, Puncia_PCG_1.0, whole genome shotgun sequence genome:
- the HAX1 gene encoding HCLS1-associated protein X-1, with protein sequence MSLFDLFRGFFGLSPPRSHRDPFFGGMTRDEDEDDEEEEEEGATWGRGSSRFEGPQPPEEFGFGFSFSPGGGMRFHDNFGFDDLIQDFNNIFSEMGAWTLPSRPPELPGPGPESETPGERRQEGQTLRDSMLKYPDSHQPRIFGGTLESDARSESPKPAPDWGSQRPFGLFDDLWPMTPHSRAREDNDLDSQVSQEGLGPVLQPQPKSYFKSVSVTKITKPDGTVEERRTVVDSEGRTETTVTHQEADGGPRDDPESPAPPGLDDTYSILDLFLGRWFRPR encoded by the exons ATGAGCCTCTTTGATCTCTTTCGGGGCTTTTTCGGCCTTTCTCCACCTCGGAG CCACAGAGACCCCTTTTTTGGAGGGATGACTCGAGATGAAGATGAggatgatgaggaagaggaagaagaaggagccACGTGGGGCCGTGGGAGCTCGAGGTTTGAGGGTCCGCAGCCCCCGGAGGAATTTGGCTTCGGCTTCAGCTTCAGCCCGGGAGGAGGGATGCGTTTCCATGATAACTTCGGCTTTGATGACCTAATACAGGATTTTAACAACATCTTCAGCGAGATGGGGGCCTGGACCTTGCCTTCCCGCCCTCCTG AACTTCCTGGTCCTGGTCCTGAGTCAGAGACACCTGGTGAGAGACGGCAGGAGGGACAGACTCTCCGGGACTCAATGCTTAAGTATCCAGATAGTCACCAGCCCAGGATCTTTGGGGGGACCTTGGAGAGTGATGCAAGAAGTGAATCCCCCAAACCAGCGCCGGACTGGGGCTCCCAGAGGCCGTTTGGTCTG TTTGATGATTTGTGGCCTATGACCCCCCATTCTAGAGCCAGAGAAGACAACG aTCTTGATTCCCAGGTTTCCCAGGAGGGCCTCGGTCCAGTTCTGCAGCCCCAGCCCAAATCCTATTTCAAGAGCGTCTCTGTGACCAAGATCACTAAGCCAGATGGG ACGGTAGAGGAGCGCCGAACTGTGGTGGACAGTGAGGGCCGGACAGAGACCACAGTAACCCATCAAGAAGCAGACGGCGGCCCTAGAGATG ATCCAGAATCACCAGCACCTCCAGGCCTGGATGACACCTATTCCATCCTGGATTTGTTCCTAGGACGCTGGTTCCGGCCCCGGTAG